The Montipora capricornis isolate CH-2021 chromosome 6, ASM3666992v2, whole genome shotgun sequence genome has a window encoding:
- the LOC138052411 gene encoding GPN-loop GTPase 2-like isoform X1 — translation MPSFGQIVIGPPGSGKSTFCAGMSDFLTSLGRKVAVVNLDPANESLYYKCAVDISTLITLDDVMESLKLGPNGGLIYCIEYLEKNIDWLEAKLKELSGHYFLFDCPGQVELYTHHNSVRNVVRRLEKWDFRLTAVHLVDAHHCSDPAKFISVLLTSLSTMIHIELPHVNVLSKIDLVEQYGKLAFNLDFYTDVLDLNYLLDHIKDDPFTQKYKKLNEALVGLVEDYGLVSFRTLDVQSKESMYQLIKSIDQANGYVFGGLEDDRSNFSQLMSSAVGTDFEFFRNNETKIASSYNKSGLDKRLPVAYTLFERFLADFL, via the exons ATGCCTTCGTTTGGACAGATTGTTATCGGTCCTCCGGGGTCAGGTAAAAGCACATTTTGTGCTGGCATGAGCGATTTTTTGACCAGTCTAGGGAGAAAAGTTGCAGTGGTAAATCTTGATCCGGCAAATGAGTCGCTGTATTATAAATGTGCGGTAGATATCTCCACTCTTATAACTCTGGATGATGTAATGGAAAGTCTCAAGTTAGGACCAAACGGTGGACTGATATATTGCATTGAATACCTCGAGAAAAACATTGACTGGCTTGAAGCAAAGCTTAAAGAGCTAAGTGGACATTATTTTCTATTTGATTGCCCCGGTCAAGTGGAGCTCTATACTCATCACAATTCCGTTAGAAACGTGGTCAGACGATTGGAAAAGTGGGACTTCAGA CTAACAGCAGTTCATCTTGTGGACGCTCATCACTGCAGTGATCCGGCAAAGTTTATTTCTGTTCTTCTCACCTCTTTATCCACTATGATCCACATTGAATTGCCACATGTTAATGTTCTTTCCAAGATTGATTTGGTGGAGCAATATGGAAAGCTAG CTTTTAATCTTGACTTTTACACTGATGTTCTGGACTTGAATTATTTATTGGACCACATAAAAGATGACCCATTTACACAAAAGTATAAGAAACTGAATGAAGCTCTAGTTGGGTTGGTGGAGGATTATGGCTTGGTGTCATTTAGAACTCTAGATGTTCAA TCAAAGGAAAGCATGTACCAATTGATAAAATCAATCGATCAAGCCAATGGCTATGTATTTGGGGGACTTGAAGATGATAGGAGCAACTTCAGTCAGCTGATGTCTTCGGCGGTGGGAACTGATTTCGAGTTCTTCAg GAACAATGAAACCAAAATTGCATCAAGTTACAACAAGAGTGGATTAGACAAGAGGCTACctgtagcctacactttgttcgaaagATTTTTAGCCGACTTCCTTTAA
- the LOC138052411 gene encoding GPN-loop GTPase 2-like isoform X2, with translation MPSFGQIVIGPPGSGKSTFCAGMSDFLTSLGRKVAVVNLDPANESLYYKCAVDISTLITLDDVMESLKLGPNGGLIYCIEYLEKNIDWLEAKLKELSGHYFLFDCPGQVELYTHHNSVRNVVRRLEKWDFRLTAVHLVDAHHCSDPAKFISVLLTSLSTMIHIELPHVNVLSKIDLVEQYGKLAFNLDFYTDVLDLNYLLDHIKDDPFTQKYKKLNEALVGLVEDYGLVSFRTLDVQSKESMYQLIKSIDQANGYVFGGLEDDRSNFSQLMSSAVGTDFEFFRTAAVQEKYMEEEEDKS, from the exons ATGCCTTCGTTTGGACAGATTGTTATCGGTCCTCCGGGGTCAGGTAAAAGCACATTTTGTGCTGGCATGAGCGATTTTTTGACCAGTCTAGGGAGAAAAGTTGCAGTGGTAAATCTTGATCCGGCAAATGAGTCGCTGTATTATAAATGTGCGGTAGATATCTCCACTCTTATAACTCTGGATGATGTAATGGAAAGTCTCAAGTTAGGACCAAACGGTGGACTGATATATTGCATTGAATACCTCGAGAAAAACATTGACTGGCTTGAAGCAAAGCTTAAAGAGCTAAGTGGACATTATTTTCTATTTGATTGCCCCGGTCAAGTGGAGCTCTATACTCATCACAATTCCGTTAGAAACGTGGTCAGACGATTGGAAAAGTGGGACTTCAGA CTAACAGCAGTTCATCTTGTGGACGCTCATCACTGCAGTGATCCGGCAAAGTTTATTTCTGTTCTTCTCACCTCTTTATCCACTATGATCCACATTGAATTGCCACATGTTAATGTTCTTTCCAAGATTGATTTGGTGGAGCAATATGGAAAGCTAG CTTTTAATCTTGACTTTTACACTGATGTTCTGGACTTGAATTATTTATTGGACCACATAAAAGATGACCCATTTACACAAAAGTATAAGAAACTGAATGAAGCTCTAGTTGGGTTGGTGGAGGATTATGGCTTGGTGTCATTTAGAACTCTAGATGTTCAA TCAAAGGAAAGCATGTACCAATTGATAAAATCAATCGATCAAGCCAATGGCTATGTATTTGGGGGACTTGAAGATGATAGGAGCAACTTCAGTCAGCTGATGTCTTCGGCGGTGGGAACTGATTTCGAGTTCTTCAg AACAGCAGCAGTTCAAGAGAAATACATGGAGGAAGAAGAAGACAAGTCCTAG
- the LOC138052434 gene encoding uncharacterized protein has protein sequence MKAKVKSIFAILLFVCVANASRYSFTLPKENLKKLHEVAKDVEHASKLTNLGSKNIFSGMTKRKNVISGGKDGSESKKNDTSEVVQLMIELIPVLEELNRKRHELGKQFASDFAAALVSQPDDTEVIKIFGSHVRQLHMDCNQHMIDFAKDVKEAGLFEQVKRDDLNFAVIMDGVIASAEEGGQFLQEYFAAIDKHYLHNDPVIKIINTIGTLYADAACDLELGGYLAEIEKQVNKSELERRDNEEGFCPKRSFQEVAMGVSCSCRAAKDALSQYHGVSPEYRCWHLMFKDGCGSLEVGFVASFALLGRKIVEVYTEGYQLMAEVHKHSSAAIQQMVSFYQQGDFDAGDLLLAKFVLGGLRSAFLVQEAIFNCPECPEQSGEESGEQGAHIGGEASGEEGGKKGEGQGGEQGGEGGGQKNGGQKSQGYGTQNGRLHGQGSNLHRLFKPRRFDRID, from the exons atgaaagctaaagtGAAGTCAATCTTTGCAATTCTGCTTTTTGTCTGTGTTGCAAACGCCTCCCGCTACTCCTTCACTTTGCCAAAAGAGAACCTGAAGAAACTGCATGAGGTGGCAAAAG ACGTTGAGCATGCCTCGAAGTTAACTAATCTTGGATCAAAGAACATTTTTAGCGGTATGacgaaaaggaaaaatgtcatCTCGGGGGGAAAAGATGGCAGTGAGTCCAAGAAAAATGATACTTCAGAAGTTGTCCAGCTG ATGATTGAGCTCATTCCTGTCCTAGAAGAATTGAACAGAAAGAGACATGAACTGGGAAAAC AATTTGCAAGTGATTTCGCAGCTGCTTTAGTATCGCAACCAGATGACACTGAAGTAATTAAAATTTTTGGGAGCCACGTCAGGCAGTTGCACATGGATTGCAATCAGCATATGATTGATTTCGCCAAAGATGTGAAGGAAGCTG GTTTATTTGAACAAGTCAAACGTGATGATCTGAACTTTGCGGTCATCATGGATGGTGTCATCGCCAGTGCAGAAGAGGGAGGAC AGTTTCTCCAAGAATATTTCGCGGCGATTGATAAACACTATCTTCACAACGATCCAGTCATCAAGATTATTAACACTATTGGAACCCTGTATGCTGATGCAGCTTGCGATCTGGAGTTGGGTG gctATTTGGCCGAAATTGAGAAGCAGGTCAACAAATCGGAACTGGAACGCCGGGACAACGAAGAGGGATTTTGTCCTAAACGCAGCTTTCAAGAGGTGGCTATGGGAGTCTCGTGTTCTTGCAGAG CTGCCAAAGACGCGTTGAGCCAATATCATGGCGTAAGCCCAGAGTATAGATGCTGGCATCTGATGTTTAAAGACGGTTGCGGAAGTTTGGAAG TGGGTTTTGTCGCCAGCTTCGCGCTGCTTGGAAGGAAA ATAGTTGAAGTTTATACAGAAGGGTACCAGTTGATGGCGGAAGTACATAAGCACTCGAGTG CTGCTATCCAACAGATGGTGTCGTTCTATCAACAAGGAGATTTTGATGCGGGCGACCTGTTGCTGGCCAAATTCGTATTGGGTGGATTGAGGTCAGCTTTTCTTGTTCAAGAAGCGATATTCAACTGCCCAGAATGTCCCGAACAAAGTGGAGAAGAAAGCGGTGAGCAAGGCGCCCACATTGGCGGCGAGGCAAGCGGCGAAGAAGGCGGCAAAAAAGGCGAGGGACAAGGCGGTGAGCAAGGCGGCGAGGGAGGCGGCCAGAAAAACGGCGGGCAAAAAAGCCAAGGGTACGGCACACAAAACGGCCGTCTACACGGACAAGGAAGCAACCTGCACCGCCTATTCAAACCACGCCGTTTTGACAGGATCGACTAA
- the LOC138052412 gene encoding carbohydrate sulfotransferase 10-like, translated as MAFRDRTKKFVLVLIIFATVGCIIWKYPQAPKGDWSPAWLSSQMRQRQRLLRENCSKKPPNPSFIEEADFTRFIVIEKLKFVFCFIPKVSCTTWKNVLYRAENDGKGIDTYAHDKKIFKWLKDYTPEKRKEILETYYKAMFVREPIERLASAYKDQKKQGWFKQMFHPGVSHDEVKRTDTSFSEFMRKDLLRNDKTSLETNQHWRAYELICPCEVNYDFIGHFENLPMEAPQLLKIIGVDKFVTFPDYRPSKSQPYILEYYSQLTKDELLKVGKIFELDFKLYGYDFPGPVEGLLRNKTITEEALRQKY; from the exons ATGGCTTTTCGCGACCGAACCAAGAAATTTGTTCTAGTTTTAATTATATTTGCGACGGTTGGTTGTATAATCTGGAAGTATCCGCAAGCCCCAAAAG GAGACTGGAGCCCTGCATGGTTAAGCTCCCAAATGAGGCAAAGACAGCGTCTTTTGAGAGAGAATTGCTCAAAGAAACCGCCAAACCCGTCTTTCATCGAGGAAGCTGATTTCACACGTTTTATCGTAATTGAGAAGTTGAAGTtcgtcttttgttttattccaaAAGTCTCGTGTACAACTTGGAAGAACGTCCTATACAGAGCGGAGAATGATGGAAAAGGGATCGACACTTACGCCCACGATAAGAAAATTTTCAAGTGGCTAAAAGATTACACTCCTGAGAAGAGAAAGGAAATCCTGGAGACTTACTACAAAGCCATGTTTGTTCGTGAACCTATTGAAAGACTGGCATCCGCCTACAAGGACCAGAAGAAACAAGGTTGGTTTAAGCAAATGTTTCACCCAGGCGTCAGTCATGACGAAGTAAAACGCACCGACACCTCATTCTCCGAGTTCATGAGAAAGGATCTTCTACGAAACGACAAAACGTCACTTGAAACTAACCAGCACTGGCGTGCATACGAACTTATTTGTCCTTGTGAAGTGAATTATGATTTTATAGGACACTTTGAAAATTTGCCCATGGAAGCACCTCAGCTCTTAAAGATCATAGGCGTTGATAAATTTGTTACTTTTCCAGATTACCGTCCATCAAAATCACAACCTTACATTCTGGAATACTATTCCCAACTTACAAAAGATGAACTGTTGAAAGTAGGTAAAATTTTTGAGTTAGATTTCAAACTATATGGCTACGATTTTCCTGGTCCTGTAGAAGGACTGTTGAGGAATAAGACCATCACAGAAGAAGCGCTTCGGCAAAAATATtga